The Acetoanaerobium noterae genome window below encodes:
- the hemZ gene encoding coproporphyrinogen dehydrogenase HemZ translates to MIIKVDNQSVEFEVKQLLNSFHISDELEIEMFRSAKDISTIIKNDGEKLCFIEKVDDGFKETISYKKALFKALKSIYPSSNHPWGILTGIRPVKIAQDLIKKNIDYITIKKMLNKIYYISDEKIDLMLRIAKIQSKYLDDIEKSYSIYISIPFCPSRCNYCSFFSCSLDKGQNLIDPYLDSLEKELKFFYSNKVIYDKELLSIYIGGGTPSTLSINQFQRLIKILQTYVPLKNVKEFTFEAGRPDTLDREKLEAIKMSPVTRLSINPQTMNDVTLKKIGRNHTVSDIIECFKISRDIGFDNINMDLILGLEDESIENITKTLSHIKELKPDSLTVHTLAIKKASTLINDSQGALDKLRTYNIEDFMKISADAADYLGMKPYYLYRQKNMLSNLENIGYALEDKISLYNIAIMEEKQTIIAFGSGSVSKFTYPEENRIERVSNIKDVKLYIDNVEQVIAKKNKEVEKWI, encoded by the coding sequence ATGATTATTAAAGTTGACAATCAAAGTGTTGAATTTGAAGTAAAGCAACTCTTAAATTCATTTCATATTAGTGATGAACTTGAAATTGAAATGTTTAGGAGTGCTAAAGATATTTCAACTATTATAAAAAATGATGGCGAAAAGCTATGCTTTATAGAAAAAGTCGATGATGGCTTTAAAGAAACTATATCCTATAAAAAAGCTTTATTTAAAGCTCTAAAAAGTATTTATCCTAGTTCAAATCATCCTTGGGGGATACTCACAGGAATTAGACCAGTTAAAATAGCTCAGGATTTAATAAAGAAGAACATAGATTATATAACAATAAAAAAAATGTTGAATAAAATATATTATATTTCTGATGAAAAAATAGATTTGATGTTGAGAATAGCAAAAATTCAATCTAAATATCTTGATGATATAGAGAAATCATATTCAATTTATATAAGTATCCCATTTTGCCCTTCAAGATGTAACTATTGTTCTTTTTTTTCATGTAGCTTAGATAAAGGACAAAATTTAATAGATCCATATCTAGATAGCTTAGAAAAGGAACTAAAATTCTTTTATAGTAATAAGGTTATTTACGATAAAGAATTGTTGTCGATTTACATTGGTGGGGGAACCCCTAGTACTCTATCAATTAATCAATTTCAAAGACTTATTAAAATTCTTCAAACTTATGTTCCGCTTAAAAACGTTAAAGAGTTTACTTTCGAAGCAGGAAGACCTGATACTTTGGATAGGGAAAAACTCGAAGCTATCAAAATGTCGCCTGTAACTAGATTATCGATAAATCCACAGACTATGAACGACGTTACTTTAAAAAAAATTGGAAGAAATCATACAGTAAGTGATATTATTGAATGTTTTAAAATTTCTAGAGATATAGGCTTTGATAATATTAATATGGATTTGATTTTAGGATTAGAAGATGAGTCTATAGAAAATATAACTAAAACTTTAAGTCATATAAAAGAATTAAAACCAGATAGCTTGACTGTCCATACTCTAGCGATAAAAAAAGCTTCAACATTAATTAATGATTCGCAAGGGGCGTTAGATAAGTTAAGGACGTATAATATTGAAGACTTCATGAAGATATCCGCAGATGCAGCAGATTACTTAGGTATGAAACCATATTATCTATACAGACAAAAAAATATGTTATCAAATTTAGAAAATATAGGATATGCATTAGAAGACAAAATATCTCTATATAATATTGCAATTATGGAAGAAAAGCAAACAATAATTGCTTTTGGTTCTGGAAGTGTTTCAAAATTTACATATCCAGAAGAAAATAGAATTGAAAGAGTATCCAATATTAAAGATGTAAAATTGTATATAGATAATGTTGAACAAGTTATAGCAAAGAAAAATAAGGAGGTAGAAAAGTGGATATAA
- a CDS encoding MBL fold metallo-hydrolase, whose product MFLEKLEVGVYRVNCYVIADKNSMSAAVIDPGADFENIRDIIEDNGFDLKYIILTHAHGDHIGAINYLKDTYNPKIVIHYLEKEILENPDYNFSKQLGMNSVSSNADLMLHDGDTLELGDLKLEIMHTPGHTKGSMCILVNEIMFSGDTLFAGSMGRTDLYSGDSDRMKASLKKLKQLTINYTVLPGHGGATTLEYEKTSNPFMRDEFHDY is encoded by the coding sequence ATGTTTTTGGAAAAACTAGAAGTAGGCGTCTATAGGGTTAACTGTTACGTAATTGCGGATAAAAATTCGATGAGCGCAGCTGTGATTGATCCAGGTGCTGATTTTGAGAATATAAGAGATATAATTGAAGACAATGGTTTTGATTTAAAATACATTATCCTAACACATGCTCATGGAGATCATATTGGAGCAATAAACTATTTAAAGGATACTTATAATCCCAAAATAGTAATTCATTATTTGGAAAAAGAAATACTTGAAAACCCAGACTATAATTTTTCAAAGCAATTAGGAATGAATTCAGTTTCTTCTAATGCTGATTTGATGCTCCACGATGGAGATACTTTGGAACTTGGGGATTTAAAGCTGGAAATTATGCATACACCAGGTCATACAAAGGGAAGTATGTGCATATTGGTAAATGAAATAATGTTCAGTGGAGACACATTGTTTGCTGGATCTATGGGAAGAACAGATTTATACAGTGGGGATTCCGATAGAATGAAAGCTTCGCTGAAAAAACTAAAGCAGCTTACAATAAATTATACTGTTCTTCCAGGACACGGGGGCGCAACAACTCTAGAGTATGAAAAAACCTCAAATCCATTTATGAGAGATGAGTTCCATGATTATTAA
- the hisS gene encoding histidine--tRNA ligase, translating into MDIKRPRGTQDVLPKDINKWNYVETLFKKVCSDFGYGEMRTPDFEYTELFKRGVGDTTDIVQKEMFTFEAKSKESITLKPEGTAPVVRAYIENKLYADPQPSKFFYITPCFRYEKPQAGRLRAFHQFGIEIFGTDSSSADAEVISLAVEFFRRLEIDDKIELRINSVGTLESRKEYNKILRDYLKPNYDNLCQTCKDRFEKNPMRIIDCKNETCKAISHDAPLMIDHLDEESKLHFEKLKKYLTAMKIDYTIDPHIVRGLDYYTKSAFEFVSNDIGSQSTVCGGGRYDGLIEELGGPKIPGVGFGLGIERLLLLLDNLEKDINQQPSLDVFIASMGEAAEIEAFKILYDLRKTGISCEKDHVGKSIKAQFKYADKLNSRFTIVLGDDEINNQIVTVKDMSNSTQTQIKLDDIVNYFKNLK; encoded by the coding sequence GTGGATATAAAGAGGCCAAGAGGAACTCAAGATGTACTACCTAAGGATATAAATAAATGGAATTATGTAGAAACCTTATTTAAAAAAGTATGCTCGGATTTTGGTTATGGAGAAATGAGAACTCCTGATTTTGAATATACAGAGCTTTTTAAACGTGGAGTAGGAGATACTACTGATATTGTTCAAAAGGAGATGTTTACTTTTGAAGCAAAGTCCAAGGAAAGTATAACTCTAAAACCAGAAGGAACGGCTCCAGTTGTAAGAGCTTATATTGAGAATAAACTATATGCAGATCCACAGCCATCCAAATTTTTTTACATAACACCTTGTTTTAGATATGAAAAGCCACAAGCTGGTAGACTCAGAGCTTTCCATCAATTTGGAATTGAAATTTTTGGCACAGATAGCTCTTCAGCAGATGCAGAAGTTATTTCTTTAGCAGTAGAATTTTTTAGACGACTTGAAATTGATGATAAAATCGAGCTGAGGATAAATTCTGTAGGGACTTTAGAAAGTAGAAAAGAATATAATAAAATCCTTAGGGATTATCTTAAGCCAAATTATGATAATCTCTGTCAGACTTGCAAGGATAGATTTGAAAAAAATCCAATGAGAATTATTGATTGTAAGAATGAAACCTGTAAAGCAATATCACACGATGCACCGCTAATGATTGACCATTTGGATGAAGAAAGCAAATTACACTTTGAAAAGCTTAAAAAATATCTTACTGCAATGAAAATAGATTATACAATTGATCCACATATTGTAAGAGGCTTAGATTATTATACAAAATCAGCTTTTGAATTTGTATCAAATGACATAGGCAGTCAATCTACAGTTTGCGGTGGAGGAAGGTATGATGGTTTAATAGAGGAGCTAGGTGGTCCTAAAATTCCAGGTGTAGGCTTTGGATTAGGGATAGAAAGATTATTATTGCTTCTAGATAATCTAGAAAAAGATATAAATCAGCAGCCAAGCTTAGATGTGTTTATAGCTTCTATGGGAGAAGCTGCCGAAATCGAAGCATTTAAAATTTTATATGATTTGAGAAAAACTGGTATAAGCTGTGAGAAAGATCATGTGGGTAAGAGTATAAAAGCTCAGTTTAAATATGCTGATAAGCTAAATAGCAGATTCACTATTGTACTAGGTGATGATGAAATAAATAATCAGATAGTTACGGTGAAAGATATGTCAAATTCTACTCAGACCCAAATTAAGCTAGATGACATAGTAAATTACTTTAAAAATTTGAAATAA